From Streptomyces sp. NBC_01551:
TGGTGGCCTGCGAGGCGGGCACGGTGACGCTGGAGGACCGCTTCGGCAAGCGGCGGGTGTTCCCGCTGGAGCCGCGCGGGTTCGTGCTGGAGGGCGCGGTGGTCACGCTGACCCGCCCGTCGCGGGGCCCGGCGGCCCCGGCCCGTACGGCGTCGGGCTCGGTGGCCGTGCCGGGGGCGCGGGCACGGGTGGCGCGGGCGGGCCGGATCTACGTCGAGGGGCGGCACGACGCGGAGCTCGTGGAACGGGTCTGGGGCGACGACCTGCGCATCGAGGGGGTGGTGGTCGAGTACCTGGAGGGCATCGACGACCTCCCCGCCGTCGTCGCCGACTTCGCCCCGGCCGCGGACGCCCGCCTCGGCATCCTGGTCGACCACCTCGTCCCGGGCTCGAAGGAGTCCCGCATCGCGGCGTCGGTGACCTCCCCGCACGTGTTGATCGTGGGCCACCCGTACGTGGACGTCTGGCAGGCGGTGAAACCGTCCTCCCTGGGCATCCCGGCATGGCCGGTGATCCCCCCCGGCCAGGACTGGAAGACGGGCGTCTGCCGCGCCCTGGGCTGGCCGGAGAACACGGGGGCGGCCTGGCAGCACATCCTGTCCCGCGTGACGTCGTACAAGGACCTGGAGCCCACCCTCCTCGGCGCGGTGGAACACCTCATCGACCACGTCACGGCCTGACCGCCGCCGCGGGGCCCGGCGGGCGGGGTCAGTCGACCAGGTCGCGGACCACCGCGTCGGCCAGGAGGCGGCCGCGGAGGGTCAGGACGGCGCGGCCCGCCGCGTAGGGGCCGGGATCCAGCAGGCCGTCCGACAGGGCCCGCCCGGCAGCGGCGAGACCGGCGGGGGCCAGCAGCGACAGCGGGACCCCGTCCACCAGCCGGAGCTCCAGCAGGATCCGCTCCACCCGCCGGTCCTCCGCGGACAGCAGCTCCCGCCCGGCGCCCGGCGAGCGGCCCTCGGCCAGCGCCGCCGCGTACGCGCCCGGGTGCTTCACGTTCCACCACCGCACCCCGCCCACGTGCGAGTGCGCGCCGGGACCCGCGCCCCACCAGTCGGCACCGCGCCAGTACAGCTCGTTGTGCAGGCAGCGCCCCGCCTCCGAGGTGGCCCAGTTCGACACCTCGTACCAGGAGTACCCCGCCTCGGCCATCACCGCGTCCGCGATCAGGTACCGGTCCGCGTGCACGTCGTCGTCCGTCATCGGGACCTCGCCCCGCCGAATCCGCCGAGCCAGCTGGGTGCCCTCCTCCACGATCAGCGCGTACGCCGACACGTGGTCCGGCCCGGCCCCCAGCGCCGCCGCCAGCGAGTCCCGCCAGTCCTCGTCGGACTCGCCGGGCGTGCCGTAGATCAGGTCCAGGTTGACGTGCTCGAAGCCGGCCGCCCGCGCCTCCGCGACGCACGCCTGCGGCCGCCCCGGCGTGTGCGTGCGGTCGAGCACCTTCAGGACGTGCTGCTTGGCGCTCTGCATGCCGAAGGAGATCCGGTTGAAGCCCCCGGCCCGCAGCTCCGCCAGGTACCGCGGGTCCACCGACTCCGGATTGGCCTCCGTGGTGATCTCGGCGTCCTGCGCCAGCCCGAACTCGTCGCGGATCGCCGCGAGCATCCGTACGAGGTCCCCGGCCGGCAGCAGCGTCGGCGTACCGCCGCCCACGAACACGGTCCGCACGGCGCGCGGGTCGTCGCCCAGCACCTTCCGGGCCAGGCGCACCTCGTCGATCAGGGTGTCGGCGTAGTTCTCGCGCGAGGCGAGCACCCCGCCGGTGCCCCGCAGCTCGGTGGCGGTGTACGTGTTGAAGTCGCAGTACCCGCAGCGCGTGGCGCAGTACGGGACGTGCAGGTAGAACCCGAGCGGCCGGTCCCCGGCACCCGCCAGGGCGTGCGACGGCAGCGAGCCGTCTTCGGGCATGGGTTCACCGTCGGGCAGTGCGGAAGGCATGCACCCATTGTCCCGCACTGCCCGAAGGTCGTTTACGCCTCGCGCGTCCCGGCGTACATCTCGTCGATCAGGTGCTTGAACTCGCGCTCGACGACCGGCCGCTTCAGCTTGAGGCTGGGCGTGAGGTCACCGTGCTCGACGTCCAGGTCCCGCGGCAGCAGCCGGAACTGCTTCACGGTCTGCCAGCGCTGGAGGCCCGCGTTCAGCGTCTGTACGTACGTCTCGATCAGGCGCGTCGTCTCCGGCGCGGCCACGATCTCGGCGTACGTCTTGCCCTCCAGCCCGTTCTCCCCGGCCCAGACCTCGATGGACGGCCCGTCGAGGGCGATCAGCGCCGAGCAGAAGTTCCGGTCCGCGCCGTGCACCACGATGCTGGAGACGTACGGGCAGATCGCCTTGAACTGGCCCTCGATCTCCGCCGGGGCGACGTACTTGCCGCCCGACGTCTTGATCAGGTCCTTCTTGCGGTCGGTGATGCGCAGGTAGCCGTCGGGCGACAGCTCGCCGATGTCGCCGGTGTGCAGCCAGCCGTCCGGCTCCAGCACCTCGGCGGTCTTCTCGGGCTGGCCGTGGTAGCCCTGCATGATGCCGGGGCCGCGCAGCAGGATCTCGCCGTCGTCGGCGATGCGGACCTCGGTGCCGGGGAGCGGCTTGCCGACGGTGCCGGTGCGATAGGCCTCGCCGGGGTTCACGAAGGAGGCCGCGCTGGACTCGGTCAGCCCGTAGCCCTCCAGGATGTTGATGCCGGCGCCGGAGAAGAAGTAGCCGATCTCGGGGGCGAGGGCGGAGGCGCCGGAGACGGCCGCGCGCAGCCGCCCGCCGAAGGCCTCGCGGAGCTTGGAGTAGACGAGCGCGTCGGCGATCTTGTGCTTGGTGGAGAGGCCGAAGGGGGCCGTCGCGTTGCCGGTGCGCCGGTAGTTGTCCTGGGTGACCTTGGCGTATTCGCGGGCGACGCCGACCGACCACTGGAAGATCTTGTACTTGGCGCCGCCGCCGGCCCGGGCCTTGGCGGCGACCCCGTTGTAGACCTTCTCGAAGATGCGCGGGACGGCCGCCATGTAGGTCGGCTGGACCACCGGCAGGTTCTCGATGATCTTGTCGATCCGGCCGTCCACGGCGGTGACGTGCCCGACCTCGATCTGGCCGGAGGTGAGCACCTTGCCGAAGACGTGCGCCAGCGGCAGCCAGAGGTACTGGACGTCCTCGCTGGAGATCATGCCGGTCGCCACGGTGGCCTTGGCCATGTACGACCAGTTGTCGTGCGGCAGCCGCACGCCCTTGGGGCGGCCGGTGGTGCCCGAGGTGTAGATGAGCGTGGCGAGCTGGTCGGCGGTGATGGCCCCGATCCGCTCCTTGATCGCCTCGGGGTGCTTGGCGAGGTACTCCCTGCCGCGCGCCTCCAGGTCGGCGAGGGAGAGCACCCAGCCCTCCGGATCACCCTCGGCCGGGACCGCGTCGGCGCTCTCGATGACCACCACGTGCGACAGCGCGGGCAGGTCGGCCCGCCGCTCGCGGGCCTTGGCCAGCTGGGAGGCGTCCTCGGCGATCAGTACGTGGCTGTCGGAGTCGGCCAGGATGAACGCCGACTCCTCGGCGTTGGTGCTGGGGTAGATGGTGGTGACCGCGCCGCCCGCGCACATCACGCCGAGGTCGGCGAGGATCCACTCCACCCGGGTGCCGGAGGCCAGCGCGACGCGCTGCTCGGACTCCAGCCCGAGGTCGACCAGACCGGCCGCGATAGCGAACACGCGGTCGGCGGCCTGCCCCCAGCTGAGCGACTTCCACTCGTCCGGGCCCTGGCCGCCGGCCGCGGGGACGGGGAACCGGTAGGCCTCCGCGTCCGGCGTGGCGGCGACACGCTCAAGGAACAGGGCCGCCACGGTGGGCGGGCGGTTCTCGATCAAGGTCTGTGTGTCGCTCACGGACGTCCTCCGGACCACGCGGCAAGGCCTGCATTGGGCAAGTGACTCTGGGCTGAACAGTGACTCGATGCTTTGGTGACTGGCGAGTAACCAGAGATCAGACTAGGGGTCCTCCGGCTGGCGCGTAAGGGCCAGCGGGCGGCCGGTTCATAACGAAACAGGCCCCCGCGCTCTCGTGCGGGGGCCTGTTTCGCATACAACGGCTACTTCTTCTTGCCGCCGGAGTCGTCGCTGGACAGCACCGCGATGAAGGCCTCCTGCGGAACCTCCACGGAGCCGACCATCTTCATCCGCTTCTTGCCTTCCTTCTGCTTCTCCAGCAGCTTCCGCTTACGGGAGATGTCACCGCCGTAGCACTTGGCGAGGACGTCCTTGCGGATGGCGCGGATCGTCTCGCGGGCGATGACGCGGGAGCCGACGGCCGCCTGGATCGGCACCTCGAAGGCCTGCCGCGGGATGAGCTCGCGCAGCTTGGCGACCAGGCGCACGCCGTACGCGTAGGCCGCGTCCTTGTGCGTGACGGCGGAGAAGGCGTCGACCTTGTCGCCGTGCAGCAGGATGTCGACCTTGACCAGGCTGGAGGCCTGCTCGCCGGTGGGCTCGTAGTCGAGCGAGGCGTAGCCGCGCGTCTTGGACTTCAGCTGGTCGAAGAAGTCGAAGACGATCTCCGCGAGCGGGAGGGTGTAGCGGATCTCGACCCGGTCCTCGGAGAGGTAGTCCATGCCGAGCAGGGTGCCGCGACGGGTCTGGCAGAGTTCCATGATCGCGCCGATGAACTCGCTGGGCGCGAGGATCGTCGCCCGCACGACCGGCTCGTACACGTCCGAGATCTTGCCCTCGGGGAACTCGCTCGGGTTGGTGACGGTGACCTCCTTGCCGTCCTCCAGGACGACGCGGTAGACCACGTTCGGCGCGGTGGCGATCAGGTCGAGACCGAACTCGCGCTCCAGGCGCTCGCGCACCACGTCCAGGTGGAGCAGGCCGAGGAAGCCGACGCGGAAGCCGAAGCCGAGCGCCGCCGAGGTCTCCGGCTCGTAGACGAGCGCGGCGTCGTTGAGCTGCAGCTTGTCCAGGGCCTCGCGCAGGTCCGGGTAGTCCGAGCCGTCGAGCGGGTAGAGGCCCGAGAAGACCATCGGCCGCGGGTCCTTGTAACCGCCGAGGGCCTCGGTCGCGCCGTTGTGCAGGCTGGTGATGGTGTCACCGACCTTGGACTGACGGACGTCCTTCACGCCGGTGATGATGTAGCCCACCTCGCCGACGCCGATGCCGTCGGCCGGGGTCATCTCCGGGGAGGAGACGCCGATCTCCAGCAGCTCGTGCGTGGCGCCGGTGGACATCATCCGGATGCGCTCGCGCTTGTTGAGCTGGCCGTCGACCACACGGACGTACGTGACGACACCGCGGTACGAGTCGTAGACCGAGTCGAAGATCATCGCGCGGGCGGGGGCGTTCTTGACGCCGACCGGCGCCGGGACGGTGGCGACGACCTTGTCGAGCAGCGCGTCCACGCCGAGACCGGTCTTCGCGGAGACCCGCAGGACGTCCTCGGGCTGGCAGCCGACCAGGTTCGCGAGCTCCTCGGCGAACTTCTCCGGCTGGGCCGCCGGCAGGTCGATCTTGTTCAGCACGGGGACGATCGCGAGGTCGTTCTCCATCGCCAGGTACAGGTTGGCGAGGGTCTGCGCCTCGATGCCCTGGGCGGCGTCCACCAGGAGGATCGTGCCCTCGCACGCGGCGAGGGAACGGGAGACCTCGTAGGTGAAGTCGACGTGCCCGGGGGTGTCGATCATGTTGAGGATGTGCGTCTTGCCCTCGTCCTCGCCCGTGGTGGGCGCCCACGGCAGTCGGACCGCCTGGGACTTGATCGTGATGCCTCGCTCACGCTCGATGTCCATGCGGTCGAGGTACTGGGCGCGCATCTGCCGCGAGTCGACGACACCGGTGAGCTGGAGCATCCGGTCGGCAAGGGTCGACTTGCCGTGGTCGATGTGCGCGATGATGCAGAAATTGCGGATCAGCGCCGGGTCGGTACGGCTCGGCTCGGGCACGTGGCTGGGGATCGCGGGCACGCAGTGTCCTGATTCTCGGGTCGCGGTCGGAACGAAGTCTGAGCGAAAGTCGAATGTCGTCGCCCTCGTCGGCGCGCGATGTCGGATCTGTACGCA
This genomic window contains:
- a CDS encoding long-chain fatty acid--CoA ligase translates to MSDTQTLIENRPPTVAALFLERVAATPDAEAYRFPVPAAGGQGPDEWKSLSWGQAADRVFAIAAGLVDLGLESEQRVALASGTRVEWILADLGVMCAGGAVTTIYPSTNAEESAFILADSDSHVLIAEDASQLAKARERRADLPALSHVVVIESADAVPAEGDPEGWVLSLADLEARGREYLAKHPEAIKERIGAITADQLATLIYTSGTTGRPKGVRLPHDNWSYMAKATVATGMISSEDVQYLWLPLAHVFGKVLTSGQIEVGHVTAVDGRIDKIIENLPVVQPTYMAAVPRIFEKVYNGVAAKARAGGGAKYKIFQWSVGVAREYAKVTQDNYRRTGNATAPFGLSTKHKIADALVYSKLREAFGGRLRAAVSGASALAPEIGYFFSGAGINILEGYGLTESSAASFVNPGEAYRTGTVGKPLPGTEVRIADDGEILLRGPGIMQGYHGQPEKTAEVLEPDGWLHTGDIGELSPDGYLRITDRKKDLIKTSGGKYVAPAEIEGQFKAICPYVSSIVVHGADRNFCSALIALDGPSIEVWAGENGLEGKTYAEIVAAPETTRLIETYVQTLNAGLQRWQTVKQFRLLPRDLDVEHGDLTPSLKLKRPVVEREFKHLIDEMYAGTREA
- the lepA gene encoding translation elongation factor 4, encoding MPAIPSHVPEPSRTDPALIRNFCIIAHIDHGKSTLADRMLQLTGVVDSRQMRAQYLDRMDIERERGITIKSQAVRLPWAPTTGEDEGKTHILNMIDTPGHVDFTYEVSRSLAACEGTILLVDAAQGIEAQTLANLYLAMENDLAIVPVLNKIDLPAAQPEKFAEELANLVGCQPEDVLRVSAKTGLGVDALLDKVVATVPAPVGVKNAPARAMIFDSVYDSYRGVVTYVRVVDGQLNKRERIRMMSTGATHELLEIGVSSPEMTPADGIGVGEVGYIITGVKDVRQSKVGDTITSLHNGATEALGGYKDPRPMVFSGLYPLDGSDYPDLREALDKLQLNDAALVYEPETSAALGFGFRVGFLGLLHLDVVRERLEREFGLDLIATAPNVVYRVVLEDGKEVTVTNPSEFPEGKISDVYEPVVRATILAPSEFIGAIMELCQTRRGTLLGMDYLSEDRVEIRYTLPLAEIVFDFFDQLKSKTRGYASLDYEPTGEQASSLVKVDILLHGDKVDAFSAVTHKDAAYAYGVRLVAKLRELIPRQAFEVPIQAAVGSRVIARETIRAIRKDVLAKCYGGDISRKRKLLEKQKEGKKRMKMVGSVEVPQEAFIAVLSSDDSGGKKK
- a CDS encoding DUF3097 domain-containing protein; its protein translation is MREYSPDLTPQWKRPKPAPEVPADTDLVVEVAGTDFCGAVVACEAGTVTLEDRFGKRRVFPLEPRGFVLEGAVVTLTRPSRGPAAPARTASGSVAVPGARARVARAGRIYVEGRHDAELVERVWGDDLRIEGVVVEYLEGIDDLPAVVADFAPAADARLGILVDHLVPGSKESRIAASVTSPHVLIVGHPYVDVWQAVKPSSLGIPAWPVIPPGQDWKTGVCRALGWPENTGAAWQHILSRVTSYKDLEPTLLGAVEHLIDHVTA
- the hemW gene encoding radical SAM family heme chaperone HemW; the encoded protein is MPSALPDGEPMPEDGSLPSHALAGAGDRPLGFYLHVPYCATRCGYCDFNTYTATELRGTGGVLASRENYADTLIDEVRLARKVLGDDPRAVRTVFVGGGTPTLLPAGDLVRMLAAIRDEFGLAQDAEITTEANPESVDPRYLAELRAGGFNRISFGMQSAKQHVLKVLDRTHTPGRPQACVAEARAAGFEHVNLDLIYGTPGESDEDWRDSLAAALGAGPDHVSAYALIVEEGTQLARRIRRGEVPMTDDDVHADRYLIADAVMAEAGYSWYEVSNWATSEAGRCLHNELYWRGADWWGAGPGAHSHVGGVRWWNVKHPGAYAAALAEGRSPGAGRELLSAEDRRVERILLELRLVDGVPLSLLAPAGLAAAGRALSDGLLDPGPYAAGRAVLTLRGRLLADAVVRDLVD